A single Actinomadura algeriensis DNA region contains:
- a CDS encoding homoserine dehydrogenase — protein sequence MALLGCGVVGTEVVRLLGEQADDLAARVGAPLELAGIAVRRPDRVRAGVPAELVTTDAQALVTRDDVDIVIEVIGGIEPARTLLLEAMKSGKSVITANKALLAEDGATLFAAAREYGADLYYEASVAGAIPLLRPLRDSLVGDHVHRVLGIVNGTTNYVLDQMDTHGAGFNDALEGAQELGFAEADPTADVEGFDAAAKAAILAQLAFHTPVTAADVHREGITEVSPGDVAGAKGMGCVVKLLAICERVPSEDGRNGRGVSVRVYPAMIPRSHPLANVRDAYNAVFVEAESAGSLMFYGAGAGGAPTASAILGDLVAVARNVAGGTPGPVEVTYAKLPVLPMGETVTRYYIHLDVADETGVLATVAEEFARHGVSIQTVRQVGMGEDAQLVVVTHRAPDAALSATVEGLRGLSIVREVASVMRVEGEE from the coding sequence GTGGCGCTGCTGGGGTGTGGCGTCGTCGGCACGGAGGTCGTGCGGCTGCTGGGCGAGCAGGCGGACGATCTGGCCGCGCGGGTGGGCGCGCCGCTGGAGCTGGCGGGGATCGCCGTGCGGCGGCCCGACCGGGTCCGGGCGGGGGTGCCGGCGGAGCTGGTCACGACGGACGCGCAGGCGCTGGTCACGCGGGACGATGTCGACATCGTCATCGAGGTGATCGGCGGGATCGAGCCGGCGCGGACGCTGCTGCTCGAGGCGATGAAGTCGGGCAAGTCCGTCATCACGGCGAACAAGGCGCTGCTGGCGGAGGACGGTGCGACGCTGTTCGCGGCGGCGCGGGAGTACGGGGCGGACCTGTACTACGAGGCGTCCGTCGCGGGCGCGATCCCGCTGCTGCGGCCGCTCCGGGACTCGCTGGTCGGCGATCACGTGCACCGGGTGCTGGGGATCGTGAACGGCACCACGAACTATGTCCTCGACCAGATGGACACGCATGGCGCCGGGTTCAACGACGCCCTGGAAGGCGCCCAGGAACTCGGTTTCGCGGAAGCGGATCCCACCGCTGACGTAGAGGGATTCGACGCGGCGGCCAAGGCCGCCATCTTGGCGCAGCTCGCTTTCCATACGCCCGTGACCGCGGCCGACGTGCATCGTGAAGGGATCACGGAGGTCAGCCCAGGGGATGTGGCGGGCGCGAAGGGGATGGGCTGCGTCGTCAAGCTGCTGGCCATCTGCGAGCGCGTCCCGTCCGAGGACGGACGTAACGGGCGCGGGGTCTCGGTCCGCGTCTATCCGGCGATGATCCCGCGGTCGCATCCGCTCGCGAACGTGCGGGACGCCTACAACGCGGTGTTCGTGGAGGCGGAGTCGGCCGGGTCGCTGATGTTCTACGGCGCGGGCGCGGGCGGCGCCCCGACGGCGTCGGCGATCCTCGGCGACCTGGTCGCGGTGGCGCGCAACGTCGCCGGGGGGACGCCGGGCCCGGTGGAGGTGACGTACGCGAAGCTGCCGGTGCTGCCGATGGGCGAGACCGTCACCCGCTACTACATCCATCTGGACGTCGCGGACGAGACGGGCGTGCTCGCGACCGTCGCGGAGGAGTTCGCCCGGCACGGGGTGTCGATCCAGACGGTCCGGCAGGTCGGGATGGGCGAGGACGCGCAGCTCGTCGTGGTGACGCACCGCGCGCCGGACGCCGCGCTGTCGGCGACGGTCGAGGGCCTGCGGGGCCTGTCGATCGTGCGCGAGGTGGCGAGCGTCATGCGCGTGGAGGGCGAGGAGTGA
- the lysA gene encoding diaminopimelate decarboxylase gives MSRVHPAGPRHADVLPEDHPAGPADDLNALDVRVWPRNAVREDGVMFVGGVDVRDLAREYGTPLFVYDEDDVRSRMREYAAAFHDGDVHYAGKAFLCGAMVKWLNEEGLGLDVCSGGELAVALAVGFPTERITLHGSNKATWELEQALEAGVGRIVLDSFEEIARLGYLAKERGVRPKVMVRVTTGVEAHTHEFIATAHDDQKFGFSRSSGAALEAVRRVLALEQLELVGLHSHIGSQIFEVDGFEVAAHRLAELLVAIRDEHGVELPELDLGGGYGIAYLPGEEPHDPKGIADGLREIVARECRAYELAMPRLTVEPGRAIAGPGGVTLYEVGTVKDVEGLRTYVSVDGGMSDNLRTALYGAEYTGVVASRSSDAPPVLSRLVGKHCESGDIVVRDLWFPEDISAGDLVAVAATGAYCRSMASNYNHVPKPAVVAVRDGRSRVIVRREGAADLLRLDAEVEA, from the coding sequence TCGATGTGCGGGTGTGGCCCCGGAACGCCGTTCGTGAGGACGGCGTCATGTTCGTGGGCGGCGTCGATGTTCGGGATCTGGCCCGGGAGTACGGGACGCCGCTGTTCGTCTACGACGAGGACGATGTGCGGAGCCGGATGCGCGAGTACGCGGCGGCTTTCCACGACGGGGACGTCCACTATGCGGGCAAGGCGTTCCTGTGCGGGGCCATGGTCAAGTGGCTGAACGAGGAGGGCCTCGGCCTGGACGTGTGCAGCGGCGGGGAGCTCGCCGTCGCGTTGGCGGTGGGGTTCCCGACCGAGCGCATCACCCTCCACGGGAGCAACAAGGCCACGTGGGAGCTGGAGCAGGCACTCGAGGCCGGTGTCGGACGGATCGTGCTCGACTCGTTCGAGGAGATCGCACGGCTGGGCTACCTCGCCAAGGAGCGCGGGGTTCGGCCCAAGGTGATGGTTCGTGTGACCACCGGGGTGGAGGCGCACACGCACGAGTTCATCGCGACGGCGCACGATGACCAGAAGTTCGGGTTCTCGCGGAGTTCGGGGGCCGCGCTCGAGGCGGTTCGGCGGGTGCTGGCGCTCGAGCAGCTGGAGCTCGTGGGGTTGCACAGTCACATCGGTTCGCAGATCTTCGAGGTGGACGGGTTCGAGGTCGCGGCGCATCGGCTCGCGGAACTGCTCGTGGCGATCAGGGACGAGCACGGTGTCGAGCTGCCGGAGCTGGACCTCGGCGGCGGGTACGGGATCGCGTACCTGCCGGGGGAGGAGCCGCACGATCCGAAGGGGATCGCGGACGGGCTGCGCGAGATCGTCGCGCGGGAGTGCCGGGCGTACGAGCTGGCGATGCCGCGGCTGACGGTGGAGCCGGGGCGCGCGATCGCCGGTCCGGGCGGTGTGACGCTGTACGAGGTCGGCACGGTGAAGGACGTCGAGGGGCTGCGGACGTACGTGTCGGTCGACGGGGGGATGAGCGACAACCTGCGGACGGCGCTGTACGGGGCGGAATACACCGGGGTCGTGGCGAGCCGGTCGTCCGATGCTCCGCCGGTGCTCAGTAGGCTTGTCGGCAAGCACTGCGAGAGCGGCGACATTGTGGTGCGCGACCTGTGGTTCCCCGAAGATATTTCGGCGGGTGACCTGGTCGCGGTCGCGGCGACGGGTGCGTACTGTCGTTCGATGGCCAGTAACTACAACCACGTGCCGAAGCCCGCCGTGGTGGCGGTGCGGGACGGCAGGTCGCGCGTGATCGTCCGGCGGGAGGGCGCGGCGGACCTGCTGCGGCTGGATGCGGAGGTCGAAGCGTGA